A region of Arabidopsis thaliana chromosome 5, partial sequence DNA encodes the following proteins:
- a CDS encoding small G protein family protein / RhoGAP family protein codes for MPSLISQQWQERTSGFFSSSGTKLREAGQTAGSFVGEVAKDAKVNVADVAERVGSLFKSRWAILQQPATRHAVQEHLITAAATTGTFVRKGITETKEKVSVGKIKVEEAAKKTAQKSKTILTDIERWQKGVASSDVFGVAIEITVQRQESSRPIPLILVKCADYLILTGLNSPNLFKAEGDRKLIQQLVSAYNQDPRASIPEGVNPVDVAALLKYYLASLPTPLTTFELYNEIKDARSSIHRMRQSLQKLSNVNYNTLEFITALLLRVSQKSLLNKVGISCYNTNL; via the exons ATGCCTTCTCTCATCTCACAGCAATGGCAGGAGAGGACTAGTggattcttttcttcatcag GAACGAAGCTTAGGGAAGCAGGGCAGACTGCTGGTAGTTTTGTCGGGGAAGTTGCTAAGGATGCGAAAGTGAATGTTGCAGATGTTGCAGAAAGAGTTGGGTCGTTGTTTAAAAGCCGGTGGGCAATTCTTCAGCAGCCTGCAACTAGACATGCCGTGCAAGAACACCTCATAACAGCTGCTGCCACAACCGGGACTTTTGTCAGGAAGGGTATAACTGAGACAAAGGAAAAGGTTTCTGTTGGAAAGATCAAAGTGGAAGAG GCGGCCAAAAAGACTGCACAAAAGAGCAAGACCATTTTGACGGATATCGAAAGGTGGCAAAAG GGAGTTGCCAGCTCAGATG TGTTTGGTGTTGCGATTGAGATCACTGTCCAGCGGCAGGAGTCAAGCAGGCCTATTCCTCTGATACTAGTTAAATGCGCAGATTATCTCATATTAACAG GACTTAATTCACCGAACTTGTTCAAGGCCGAAGGAGATAGAAAGTTGATTCAACAATTGGTTTCTGCTTACAATCAAG ATCCTAGGGCGTCAATACCTGAGGGTGTGAATCCAGTTGATGTCGCTGCACTCTTGAAATACTATCTTGCTAGCCTTCCGACACCACTAACTACTTTTGAGCTTTATAATGAAATCAAAGATGCACGGTCGAGCATACACAGAATGAGACAGTCACTCCAGAAGCTTTCCAATGTGAATTATAATACATTGGAGTTCATAACAGCGCTATTGCTTCGTGTGAGCCAGAAATCACTTCTTAACAAAGTGGGAATAAGTTGTTATAACACTAATCTCTGA
- a CDS encoding small G protein family protein / RhoGAP family protein (small G protein family protein / RhoGAP family protein; FUNCTIONS IN: Rho GTPase activator activity; INVOLVED IN: signal transduction; LOCATED IN: intracellular; EXPRESSED IN: 24 plant structures; EXPRESSED DURING: 15 growth stages; CONTAINS InterPro DOMAIN/s: Rho GTPase activation protein (InterPro:IPR008936), RhoGAP (InterPro:IPR000198); Has 30201 Blast hits to 17322 proteins in 780 species: Archae - 12; Bacteria - 1396; Metazoa - 17338; Fungi - 3422; Plants - 5037; Viruses - 0; Other Eukaryotes - 2996 (source: NCBI BLink).), whose translation MPSLISQQWQERTSGFFSSSGTKLREAGQTAGSFVGEVAKDAKVNVADVAERVGSLFKSRWAILQQPATRHAVQEHLITAAATTGTFVRKGITETKEKVSVGKIKVEEAAKKTAQKSKTILTDIERWQKGVASSDVFGVAIEITVQRQESSRPIPLILVKCADYLILTGLNSPNLFKAEGDRKLIQQLVSAYNQDPRASIPEGVNPVDVAALLKYYLASLPTPLTTFELYNEIKDARSSIHRMRQSLQKLSNVNYNTLEFITALLLRVSQKSLLNKMDSHSLAMEMAPVIMWREDNRPESYREYWRRPSRSPKKSNDFETATPWDLLSDEGEGPDASSSIPLDDIARVDFGAVEVVQCLIEHHNAIFTDAAETVWR comes from the exons ATGCCTTCTCTCATCTCACAGCAATGGCAGGAGAGGACTAGTggattcttttcttcatcag GAACGAAGCTTAGGGAAGCAGGGCAGACTGCTGGTAGTTTTGTCGGGGAAGTTGCTAAGGATGCGAAAGTGAATGTTGCAGATGTTGCAGAAAGAGTTGGGTCGTTGTTTAAAAGCCGGTGGGCAATTCTTCAGCAGCCTGCAACTAGACATGCCGTGCAAGAACACCTCATAACAGCTGCTGCCACAACCGGGACTTTTGTCAGGAAGGGTATAACTGAGACAAAGGAAAAGGTTTCTGTTGGAAAGATCAAAGTGGAAGAG GCGGCCAAAAAGACTGCACAAAAGAGCAAGACCATTTTGACGGATATCGAAAGGTGGCAAAAG GGAGTTGCCAGCTCAGATG TGTTTGGTGTTGCGATTGAGATCACTGTCCAGCGGCAGGAGTCAAGCAGGCCTATTCCTCTGATACTAGTTAAATGCGCAGATTATCTCATATTAACAG GACTTAATTCACCGAACTTGTTCAAGGCCGAAGGAGATAGAAAGTTGATTCAACAATTGGTTTCTGCTTACAATCAAG ATCCTAGGGCGTCAATACCTGAGGGTGTGAATCCAGTTGATGTCGCTGCACTCTTGAAATACTATCTTGCTAGCCTTCCGACACCACTAACTACTTTTGAGCTTTATAATGAAATCAAAGATGCACGGTCGAGCATACACAGAATGAGACAGTCACTCCAGAAGCTTTCCAATGTGAATTATAATACATTGGAGTTCATAACAGCGCTATTGCTTCGTGTGAGCCAGAAATCACTTCTTAACAAA ATGGATTCGCATAGCCTAGCTATGGAAATGGCTCCAGTGATCATGTGGCGAGAAGACAACAGGCCTGAATCTTATCGGGAATACTGGAGACGCCCGTCAAGGAGTCCTAAGAAAAGTAACGACTTTGAAACTGCTACTCCATGGGACTTGCTCTCAg ATGAAGGAGAAGGTCCAGATGCATCCTCATCAATCCCTCTAGATGATATCGCACGAGTTGATTTTGGAGCGGTCGAGGTTGTCCAGTGCCTAATTGAACACCACAATGCGATTTTCACTGATGCAGCCGAGACTGTATGGAGGTGA
- a CDS encoding small G protein family protein / RhoGAP family protein (small G protein family protein / RhoGAP family protein; FUNCTIONS IN: Rho GTPase activator activity; INVOLVED IN: signal transduction; LOCATED IN: intracellular; EXPRESSED IN: 24 plant structures; EXPRESSED DURING: 15 growth stages; CONTAINS InterPro DOMAIN/s: Rho GTPase activation protein (InterPro:IPR008936), RhoGAP (InterPro:IPR000198); Has 35333 Blast hits to 34131 proteins in 2444 species: Archae - 798; Bacteria - 22429; Metazoa - 974; Fungi - 991; Plants - 531; Viruses - 0; Other Eukaryotes - 9610 (source: NCBI BLink).) — protein sequence MPSLISQQWQERTSGFFSSSGTKLREAGQTAGSFVGEVAKDAKVNVADVAERVGSLFKSRWAILQQPATRHAVQEHLITAAATTGTFVRKGITETKEKVSVGKIKVEEAAKKTAQKSKTILTDIERWQKGVASSDVFGVAIEITVQRQESSRPIPLILVKCADYLILTGLNSPNLFKAEGDRKLIQQLVSAYNQDPRASIPEGVNPVDVAALLKYYLASLPTPLTTFELYNEIKDARSSIHRMRQSLQKLSNVNYNTLEFITALLLRMDSHSLAMEMAPVIMWREDNRPESYREYWRRPSRSPKKSNDFETATPWDLLSDEGEGPDASSSIPLDDIARVDFGAVEVVQCLIEHHNAIFTDAAETVWR from the exons ATGCCTTCTCTCATCTCACAGCAATGGCAGGAGAGGACTAGTggattcttttcttcatcag GAACGAAGCTTAGGGAAGCAGGGCAGACTGCTGGTAGTTTTGTCGGGGAAGTTGCTAAGGATGCGAAAGTGAATGTTGCAGATGTTGCAGAAAGAGTTGGGTCGTTGTTTAAAAGCCGGTGGGCAATTCTTCAGCAGCCTGCAACTAGACATGCCGTGCAAGAACACCTCATAACAGCTGCTGCCACAACCGGGACTTTTGTCAGGAAGGGTATAACTGAGACAAAGGAAAAGGTTTCTGTTGGAAAGATCAAAGTGGAAGAG GCGGCCAAAAAGACTGCACAAAAGAGCAAGACCATTTTGACGGATATCGAAAGGTGGCAAAAG GGAGTTGCCAGCTCAGATG TGTTTGGTGTTGCGATTGAGATCACTGTCCAGCGGCAGGAGTCAAGCAGGCCTATTCCTCTGATACTAGTTAAATGCGCAGATTATCTCATATTAACAG GACTTAATTCACCGAACTTGTTCAAGGCCGAAGGAGATAGAAAGTTGATTCAACAATTGGTTTCTGCTTACAATCAAG ATCCTAGGGCGTCAATACCTGAGGGTGTGAATCCAGTTGATGTCGCTGCACTCTTGAAATACTATCTTGCTAGCCTTCCGACACCACTAACTACTTTTGAGCTTTATAATGAAATCAAAGATGCACGGTCGAGCATACACAGAATGAGACAGTCACTCCAGAAGCTTTCCAATGTGAATTATAATACATTGGAGTTCATAACAGCGCTATTGCTTCGT ATGGATTCGCATAGCCTAGCTATGGAAATGGCTCCAGTGATCATGTGGCGAGAAGACAACAGGCCTGAATCTTATCGGGAATACTGGAGACGCCCGTCAAGGAGTCCTAAGAAAAGTAACGACTTTGAAACTGCTACTCCATGGGACTTGCTCTCAg ATGAAGGAGAAGGTCCAGATGCATCCTCATCAATCCCTCTAGATGATATCGCACGAGTTGATTTTGGAGCGGTCGAGGTTGTCCAGTGCCTAATTGAACACCACAATGCGATTTTCACTGATGCAGCCGAGACTGTATGGAGGTGA
- a CDS encoding small G protein family protein / RhoGAP family protein (small G protein family protein / RhoGAP family protein; FUNCTIONS IN: Rho GTPase activator activity; INVOLVED IN: signal transduction; LOCATED IN: intracellular; EXPRESSED IN: 24 plant structures; EXPRESSED DURING: 15 growth stages; CONTAINS InterPro DOMAIN/s: Rho GTPase activation protein (InterPro:IPR008936), RhoGAP (InterPro:IPR000198).) has translation MVDDEVKCLWWKAYYGVTELGTKLREAGQTAGSFVGEVAKDAKVNVADVAERVGSLFKSRWAILQQPATRHAVQEHLITAAATTGTFVRKGITETKEKVSVGKIKVEEAAKKTAQKSKTILTDIERWQKGVASSDVFGVAIEITVQRQESSRPIPLILVKCADYLILTGLNSPNLFKAEGDRKLIQQLVSAYNQDPRASIPEGVNPVDVAALLKYYLASLPTPLTTFELYNEIKDARSSIHRMRQSLQKLSNVNYNTLEFITALLLRVSQKSLLNKMDSHSLAMEMAPVIMWREDNRPESYREYWRRPSRSPKKSNDFETATPWDLLSDEGEGPDASSSIPLDDIARVDFGAVEVVQCLIEHHNAIFTDAAETVWR, from the exons ATGGTTGACGATGAAGTcaag TGTTTATGGTGGAAAGCTTACTATGGAGTTACTGAATTAGGAACGAAGCTTAGGGAAGCAGGGCAGACTGCTGGTAGTTTTGTCGGGGAAGTTGCTAAGGATGCGAAAGTGAATGTTGCAGATGTTGCAGAAAGAGTTGGGTCGTTGTTTAAAAGCCGGTGGGCAATTCTTCAGCAGCCTGCAACTAGACATGCCGTGCAAGAACACCTCATAACAGCTGCTGCCACAACCGGGACTTTTGTCAGGAAGGGTATAACTGAGACAAAGGAAAAGGTTTCTGTTGGAAAGATCAAAGTGGAAGAG GCGGCCAAAAAGACTGCACAAAAGAGCAAGACCATTTTGACGGATATCGAAAGGTGGCAAAAG GGAGTTGCCAGCTCAGATG TGTTTGGTGTTGCGATTGAGATCACTGTCCAGCGGCAGGAGTCAAGCAGGCCTATTCCTCTGATACTAGTTAAATGCGCAGATTATCTCATATTAACAG GACTTAATTCACCGAACTTGTTCAAGGCCGAAGGAGATAGAAAGTTGATTCAACAATTGGTTTCTGCTTACAATCAAG ATCCTAGGGCGTCAATACCTGAGGGTGTGAATCCAGTTGATGTCGCTGCACTCTTGAAATACTATCTTGCTAGCCTTCCGACACCACTAACTACTTTTGAGCTTTATAATGAAATCAAAGATGCACGGTCGAGCATACACAGAATGAGACAGTCACTCCAGAAGCTTTCCAATGTGAATTATAATACATTGGAGTTCATAACAGCGCTATTGCTTCGTGTGAGCCAGAAATCACTTCTTAACAAA ATGGATTCGCATAGCCTAGCTATGGAAATGGCTCCAGTGATCATGTGGCGAGAAGACAACAGGCCTGAATCTTATCGGGAATACTGGAGACGCCCGTCAAGGAGTCCTAAGAAAAGTAACGACTTTGAAACTGCTACTCCATGGGACTTGCTCTCAg ATGAAGGAGAAGGTCCAGATGCATCCTCATCAATCCCTCTAGATGATATCGCACGAGTTGATTTTGGAGCGGTCGAGGTTGTCCAGTGCCTAATTGAACACCACAATGCGATTTTCACTGATGCAGCCGAGACTGTATGGAGGTGA